From Rhodovibrio salinarum DSM 9154:
CTGGCTTGCCCGCGGCACGTCGCCCGGCCGTATCCATGTCGTCGACCCCAGTGCGGACAACCGCCGGCCGTTGGCTGATCAGGGGGTCAACGCCGTCCCGGCGATCGACGACTTGGGCGAAGGTCTGGACCCGGAGGTCGTGATCCTGGCCGTGAAGCCGCAGGTGATGGGCGAGGTGGCACCGTCCTACGCCCGCTTCGTGGCGCCCGGCACGGTGTTCCTATCGATCGCCGCCGGCAAGACGATCGGCTTTTTCGAAGAGATTCTGGGCGCGCAGGCCGCCATCGTGCGGTCGATTCCGAACACGCCGTCGGCTGTCGGGCGGGGCATGACGGTCGCCTGCGCGAACGCGAACGTCACCGCCGAGCAAAAGGACAGCTGCGACGCGCTGCTGCGCGGGGTCGGCGAGACCGGCTGGGTCGAGGACGAATCGCTGATCGACGTGGTGACCGCCGTGGCCGGCAGTGGTCCGGCCTATGTCTTCTACCTGATCGAATGCCTGGCTCAGGCCGGAATCGACCAGGGCCTGCCGGAAGAGCTCGCGCGCACGTGCGCCGGGCAGATGGTTGCCGGGGCGGGTGAGCTATACCGCCAGTCGGGCGAGACGGCGGAGCAGCTGCGCAAGAACGTCACCTCGCCCAAGGGCACGACCGAGGCGGCGCTCAACGTGCTGATGGCGGCCGATGGGCTGCGCCCGTTGATCGGTCGCACGGTCGAAGCCGCTGCCCGGCGCAGCCGCGAACTGGCGGGCTAGTTCGCGCATGGACACGCCGAAACTGAAGGGCAGCGTCAAGCGGGTGCACGACACACTGGTCGCGGGCGGCTGGCCGGCCGATCTGCGTAAGGTCGACCCTAGCGCCAGGACCAGCGAGGGCGCGGCCGCCGAGGTTGGCTGCACGGTCGCGCAGATCGCCAAGTCCTTGGTGTTTAAAGGCGCGGAGAGCGGCAAGGCCGTCCTGGTGGTCGCCAGCGGGGCCAACACGGTCGATCCGACCCGGGTCGAGGCGTTGATCGGCGAAGCGACCGAACGCGCCGACGCGGCCTTCGTCCGCCAGGCGACCGGCTTCGCCATCGGCGGTGTCGCGCCCGTCGGTCATACGGCCGAAATCGTCTGCGCGCTCGACGAAGACCTGCTGGGGTTCGACGAAATCTGGGCCGCCGGCGGCGCCCCCGACGTCGTCTTCCCGCTCGATCCGCATGAACTGCCCACGATGACCGGCGGGATCGTGGGGCGGGTCAAGGCTTGAGAGCCACGGGTACG
This genomic window contains:
- a CDS encoding YbaK/EbsC family protein, whose protein sequence is MDTPKLKGSVKRVHDTLVAGGWPADLRKVDPSARTSEGAAAEVGCTVAQIAKSLVFKGAESGKAVLVVASGANTVDPTRVEALIGEATERADAAFVRQATGFAIGGVAPVGHTAEIVCALDEDLLGFDEIWAAGGAPDVVFPLDPHELPTMTGGIVGRVKA
- the proC gene encoding pyrroline-5-carboxylate reductase translates to MTSERPLLLVGGGKMGGAMVQGWLARGTSPGRIHVVDPSADNRRPLADQGVNAVPAIDDLGEGLDPEVVILAVKPQVMGEVAPSYARFVAPGTVFLSIAAGKTIGFFEEILGAQAAIVRSIPNTPSAVGRGMTVACANANVTAEQKDSCDALLRGVGETGWVEDESLIDVVTAVAGSGPAYVFYLIECLAQAGIDQGLPEELARTCAGQMVAGAGELYRQSGETAEQLRKNVTSPKGTTEAALNVLMAADGLRPLIGRTVEAAARRSRELAG